The stretch of DNA TTCCACGCTAATGGCACTGAAAAAAGGAGACTTTTCAGTGCGCATGCCAACCGACTGGATAGGCATGGCCGGCAAGATCGCCGATACGCTGAACGACATCATCGACACCAAATCGCGCATGGTGCGCGAAGTGACGGAGGTAAGCCGGGTGGTAGGCCGCGAAGGCCGCTTGACGCAGCGCGCCGAGATGACCAACACCACCGGCGGCTGGGCCACCATCCTCAGCTCCGTCAATACGCTGATCGACGATCTGGTGCGGCCGACCTCCGAAATGGCGCGCGTGATCGGCGCCGTGGCAAAAGGCGACCTGTCGCAGACCATGGCGCTGGAGGTGGACGGTCACCCGCTGAAAGGCCAGTACCTGCGCGCGGCGATGACCGCAAATACGATGGTGGAACAGCTGTCGTCCTTCTCGTCCGAAGTAACGCGGGTGGCGCGTGAGGTGGGCACGGAGGGTAAGCTGGGAGGCCAGGCGCAGGTCAAAGGCGTGGCCGGTACCTGGAAGGACTTGACCGACTCGGTGAACTCGATGGCGGGTAACCTGACCTCGCAGGTGCGTAACATCGCCGAGGTGACCACCGCTGTGGCCAACGGCGACTTGTCCAAAAAGATCACGGTGGACGTGCGCGGCGAGATCCTGCAGCTGAAGGACACCATCAACGTGATGGTGGACCAGCTGCGTTCCTTCGCTTCCGAAGTGACGCGGGTGGCGCGCGAGGTGGGTACCGAGGGTAAGCTGGGTGGCCAGGCCTACGTACCGGGCGTCGGCGGCACCTGGAAGGACTTGACCGATAACGTCAACTTCATGGCGTCCAACTTGACGGGCCAGGTGCGTAACATCGCGGCGGTGACGACGGCGGTGGCGAATGGCGACTTGTCGAAAAAGATTACGGTGGACGTCAAGGGCGAGATTCTCGAACTGAAAAACACCATTAACGTGATGGTGGACCAGCTATCCTCCTTCGCTTCCGAGGTGACGCGGGTGGCGCGCGAGGTGGGTACGGAAGGTAAGCTGGGCGGCCAGGCGCAGGTGAAGGGCGTGGCCGGCACCTGGAAGGACTTGACCGACTCGGTCAACTCGATGGCGGGTAACTTGACGGGCCAGGTGCGTAACATCGCCGACGTAACCACCGCCGTGGCGAATGGCGACTTGTCGAAGAAAATCACGGTAGACGTCAAGGGCGAGATTCTCGAGCTGAAAAACACCATCAACGTGATGGTCGACCAGTTGAACTCCTTCGCATCGGAAGTGACGCGGGTGGCGCGCGAGGTGGGTACCGAAGGTAAGCTGGGCGGTCAGGCCAACGTGCCCGGCGTGGCCGGCACCTGGAAGGACTTGACCGACGGCGTGAACTCGATGGCGGGTAACTTGACGGGCCAGGTGCGTAATATCGCCGACGTGACCACCGCAGTGGCCAATGGCGACCTGTCGAAGAAAATCACGGTGGACGTCAAGGGTGAGATTCTTGAACTGAAGAACACCATCAACGTGATGGTCGACCAGTTGTCCTCCTTCGCTTCCGAGGTGACGCGCGTGGCGCGCGAGGTGGGCACCGAGGGTAAGCTGGGCGGACAGGCATACGTGCCGGGCGTCGGCGGGACGTGGAAAGACTTGACCGACAACGTCAACTTCATGGCGTCCAACTTGACGGGCCAGGTGCGTAACATCGCGGCGGTGACCACGGCCGTGGCGCGCGGCGACTTGTCGAAAAAAATTACGGTGGACGTCAAGGGTGAGATCCTGGAACTGAAAGACACCATCAACGTGATGGTGGACCAATTGTCCTCCTTCGCTTCCGAGGTGACCCGCGTGGCGCGTGAGGTGGGTACGGAAGGTAAGCTGGGCGGACAGGCCAACGTGTCCGGCGTGGCCGGCACCTGGAAGGACTTGACCGAGAACGTCAACCAGTTGGCGGCGAATCTGACCAACCAGGTGCGCGCGATTGCGGAGGTGGCAACCGCCGTGACCCGTGGCGACTTGTCGCGTTCCATTCAGGTGGAAGCGCGCGGCGAGGTGTCCTACCTGAAGGACAACATCAATGAAATGATCCGTAACCTGAAAGACACCACGCTGAAGAACGCGCAGCAGGATTGGCTGAAGACCAATCTGGCGCGCTTCACCCGCTTGCTGCAAGGCCAGCGCGACTTGCAGGCCGTGACTAAGCTGATTCTGTCCGAGCTGGCGCCGCTGGTGTCGGCCCACCATGGCGTGTTCTATATGATGGATTCCGGTGACAGCGATGCGCGCCTGCGCATGATCGCAAGCTATGGCTACCGCTCCAGCCGCAAGCTGCCAACCTCATTCCTGCCGGGCGAAGGCCTGGTAGGCCAGTGCGCGCTGGAGAAAGTGCGGATCTGGCTGACCGACGTGCCGCGCGATTACATCGTGGTGTCGTCCGGCCTTGGTGCGGCTCCGCCCACCAATATCGTGGTGCTGCCTATCCTGTTCGAGCAGCAGGTCAAGGCGGTGATCGAAATCGCGTCGCTGGACCGCTTCACCGAAACCCACCTGTCCTTCCTCGACCAGCTGATGGAATCGATCGGCGTGGTGCTGAACACCATCGAGGCGAACAGCCGCACCGAATCGCTGCTGACCCAATCGCAGTCGCTGGCGCAGGAACTGCAACAGACCAACCAGGAGCTAGCCGAAAAAGCCCGCCTGCTGTCCGAGCAGAATATCGAGGTGGAACGCAAGAACCGGGAGGTGGAGCAAGCCAAACTGGCGCTGGAAGAGAAAGCCACCCAGCTGGCGCTGTCGTCGAAGTACAAATCCGAATTCCTGGCGAATATGTCGCACGAGCTGCGCACACCATTGAATTCGCTGCTGATTCTGGCGCAGCAGCTGGGCGATAACCCGGACGGCAACCTGTCCGGCAAGCAGGTGGAATTCGCCAAGACCATTCACGGATCCGGCTCCGACCTTCTGACGCTGATCAACGATATTCTGGACCTGTCGAAGATCGAGTCGGGCACGGTCACGCTGGACGTGTCGGAGTACCGCTTCCAGAATCTGCGCAATTACGTCGACCGTACCTTCCGTCACATGGCCGAAGCCAAGCACCTCGGCTTCTCGGTGGAACTGAAGGAAAGCCTGCCGACCGCCATGATGACCGACACCACGCGCCTGCAGCAGGTGCTGAAAAACCTGTTGTCGAACGCCTTCAAGTTCACCACGCACGGCCAGGTGTCGCTGGAAATCAGTCTGGTCAACAGCGGCTTCACCAGCGACCACCCGAATTTGCTGCATGCGGACGCCGTGCTGTCGTTCGCGGTGACCGACACCGGCGTCGGCATTGCCTCGGACAAACTGCAGCTGATCTTCGAGGCGTTCCAGCAGGCCGACGGTTCCACCGCCCGCAAGTACGGCGGCACCGGCCTTGGCCTGTCGATTTCGCGCGAGCTGGCGCGCCTGCTGGGCGGCGAGATCCGTGTCGAGTCGGTGGTCGGCAGCGGCTCCACCTTCACACTATTCCTGCCGTATAACCGCGCGGGCTTCATCAACTACGACATCAACCGCCAGCCGCAGGTGCGCCTGCCGACGCCGTCGCCGCAGGTAGTCTACACGCTGCCGGCACAGACCGAACTGGCGCTGGCGGACCACAGCGGCAGTCATGAGCAGGACGCCGACATGGACCAGTACAGCGGAAGCGATGACCGCGGCCTGGTCGCGCCAGGCGACCCGTCAGTGCTGATCATCGAGGACGACGAGCGCTTCTCGCAGATCGTGCTGGGCTTCGCACGCGAGAAGAACTTCAAGGGCGTCGTAACCATGCAGGGTGACTCCGCACTGAGCCTGGCGCGTGACTACCTGCCATCGGCCATCCTGCTGGACCTGGACCTGCCGGACATCGACGGCTTTACGGTGCTGGACCGCCTGAAGCGCGATCCGAGTACCCGGCATATTCCGGTGCATGTGATGTCCAGCTTGCGCGAACGTGAACGCGCGCTGCGGCTGGGCGCCATCTCCTACCTGAATAAACCGGTCAGCAAGGAGGCCTTGCAGGAAGAATTCACGCGCATCCAGAAGTTCCTGCTGGGCGGCAAACGCAGCCTGCTGGTGGTGGACGACGAACCGGCGCAGCGCGACTCCATCGTGGCGCTGATCGGCGATTCCGACATCCACATCGTCGCGGTGGAAACCGGCCAGGCGGCGCTGGACGCGCTGCGCGAGCAGCACTTCGACTGCATGGTGCTGGACCTGACGCTGCCCGACATCAGCGGCTTCGACCTGCTGGACATCATCGGCAAGAACGAATCGCTGCGCGATCTGCCGGTGGTGATCAACACCGCCAAAGACCTGAACCGCAAGGAAGTGGCCAAGCTCAAACGCTACGCCAAGACCATTGTGATCAAGGATGCACGTTCGCCGGAGCGGCTGCTGGATGAGACGGCACTGTTCCTGCACCGCTCTCAGGCCAGCCTGCCGGAAGCGCAACGCAAGATGCTGGAAGAGATCCACGCGGCGGAAGGCGGCCTGGCGGGCCGCAAGGTGCTGATTGTCGATGATGACTTGCGCAACATCTTCGCGCTGTCATCGCTGCTGGAACGCCAGCAGATGCATGTGCTATTCGCCGAAAACGGCCGCGATGGCATCGAGGTGCTGGAGCGCGATCCGACCATCGAGATCGTCCTGATGGACATCATGATGCCGGAGATGGACGGTTACGACACCATGCGCGCGATCCGCCGCATCCCTAAATTCAAATCGCTGCCGATCATTACACTGACGGCCAAGGCGATGAAGGGCGACCGCGACAAGTGTATCGCTGCCGGCGCGTCGGACTACATCACCAAGCCGGTGGATGTGGCACAGTTGCTGTCGCTGATGCGCGTATGGCTGCACTAATGCCATCGCTGCTTGCTTCCTCGGTGGAGGAGCTGGAACTGGAGCTGCTGCTGCAAGCGCTGTACCAATGCCATGGCTACGACTTTCGCGGGTACGACCGGGCGATGGTTGCGGGCAAGGTTCAGGCGCTGCGGCTGCGTCTCGGCCTGGCCACCATCTCGGCGCTGCAATCGCGCGTGCTGCACGATGGCGAAACGTACAACACCCTGCTGCGGGCGCTGTACGTGGCGCCTGCGCTGATGTTTGACGATCCGCTGGAAGTGTCGATGTTGCGGCGGTCCCTGGGCGTGAGCCTGCACGGGGCCGCGCTGCCGCGCGTGTGGCTGGCCGATTGCGCCAGCCCGCAGCAGGCCTGGACGCTGGCCATCCTGCTGGAACAGGAGCAGCTGGCGCCGCGCACAGAAATCTACGCCACCGTCGCCAGCGACACCATGCTGGCCGACGCGCAGCACGCCAGCCTGCCGATGGCTCGGCTGGATGAGCTGCAAGCGAACTACGCGCGCAGCGGCGGCGTCGGCAAGCTGATTGATTATTTCGATATCGATGCCGACGGGCTGCATGCGACGCTGAAGCCGCAACTGGCCGGGCGCATCACGTGGGCGCAATACAATCTGGTGACCGACGCCTCGTTCAATGAGTTTCAGATGATCCTCGGCCAGCGCGCGCTGCCGGACTTTGGGCCTGCGCTGCGCAAGCGCGTGTTGCAGCTATTCGACGGCAGCCTGGCGCCATTCGGCACGCTCGCGCTGGACCGGCCGCTGGACGATCACGACCCGCTGTCGCGCCACTACAAGCCGCTGCTGGCCAATCAGTCCTGGTATAAACGCGTCGCTTAAACCGCTTAGCCCAGCGCACCCGCGCTGGGACGCTCGGCAATGCGGTCGCGCCATGCCTGAAGGTGGGCCAATCCCTCCTGCCCCGGCCGGAATTTCATCAGTCCACGCGCAAACTCCAAGGCGCAGAACGCGGTAATATCGGCGATGGTGAAGCGCTGCCCGGCCACAAAGGGCTGGCCAGCCAGGGTTGCATCCAGCCAGCGCGCCGTTTCGCGCATCTTCTCGGCCTGCGCCGCGCCGTAATCCGGAAACTGCGGCTGCTCCAGCGCCGCCAGGCCTGGATGCGTGTGACGGATGCAGTTGGCGGCTCCAAGGAACAGATGCAGTTCCACGCGGCGGTCCGTCATCTCGATGAAGGCCCGCTCGTCAAAGCCCTCGCCCATCAGATTAGGCTCGGGTGCGTAGCCTTCCAGCCAGGAGCAGATGGCGCGCGTCTCGCACAGCACGCGGCCGTCGTCCAGCTCCAGCGCCGGCACCCGTCCGAACGGGTTAAGCGCCAGGTATTCGGCGCTGCGGTGCTGGCCGGCGCCGATATCGATCTGCACCGGTTCAATGCCGGTCAGCCCTTTCTCGGCGATGAACATGGCGACGCGGCGCGGATTGGGCGCGCGGGCGGAGGTATAGAGCTTCATCGCGATTGCCCCTTTTCCAACATCGTGCCTACTGTAGTGGGATCGGTGCGCTCCACACGCGGCGGCAGCATGATCCCGCGCTGCACCGCCGGCCGCGCGGCAATCGCGGCCAACCAGCGTTGCAGGTGCGGCAGGTCATCCACCGTCACGCCCGACCAGTTGTGCGTATGCACCCACGCCCAGTTGGCGATGTCGGCGATCGAATAATCGCCGGCCAGGTATTCGTGCTGCGCCAGGTGCGCGTCCAGCACGCGGAACAGGCGCTTGCTCTCGCCCTGATAGCGGTCGATGGCCGGCTGTATCTTCTCCGGGAAGTAGCGGTGGAACACATTGGCCTGCCCCATCATCGGGCCGATGCCGCCCATCTGGAACATCAGCCATTGCAGCACCTGCGAGCGGCCCTTGAAATCTGTGGGCATCAATTCGCCGGTTTTCTCGGCCAGATAAATCAGGATGGCGCCGGACTCGAACACCGCAAAATTGTCCTCGGCACGGTCGACGATGGCCGGGATGCGGCCGTTCGGATTAATCGCCAGGAACCAGGGTTCTTTCTGTTCGCCGGCCATCAGGTCCAGCGCATGCAGCGTGTAGGTCAGTTCCAGCTCTTCCAGCGCGATGGAGACTTTATGGCCGTTGGGAGTCGCGGCCGTGTACAAATCGATCATGTCTGTGCCTTATGCCAAAGTGAACGTAGCAAGATCATAATCCTATTTGGGATTTGACAGCGTCCGCACTTCGCCGTAGATTGCTTGCTTGCCCAAAAGGCTCACATTACAAAGGAAAAGCATGCAACGCAGTTTGATTTCGCTCGCCGTCATGGCGCTGCTGGGATTGTCCGCCGGCGCCCCTACCCTGGTCGCCGCTGCCCCTGCCGCCAAAGTTACGCAGGTCACTACCCAGCTTCCCCGCACCGCCGTCCCGACGCACTACGCCGTGTCGCTGACACCGGATGCCGCCAACAGCAGCTTTAGCGCCAGCGTGACGATCGCGCTCGATGTCAAACAAGCCACCAGCAGCCTGACCCTGAACGCCGCCGACCTGAAATTCAGCGCCGCCACCATCAGCGCCGGCCCAGGCAAATCGCAGCAAGCCGCCAGCAAGACCGATATCGACGCCGACAAGCAGACCGTCACCTTCCATTTCGCCGATACCCTGAAGCCGGGCAGCTACCAGCTTAAGCTGGACTACACGGGTGTGATCGGCACCCAGGCCTCCGGCCTGTTCTCGCTCGACTACGACAACGGCGGCGCCAAAAAGCGCGCCCTGTACACCCAGTTTGAAAACTCCGACGCGCGCCGCATGATCCCATCGTGGGACGAGCCGTTCTACAAGGCCACCTTCGCGCTGGAGGCCATTGTCCCTGCCGGCCAGATGGCCGTGTCCAATATGCCGGCGACTTCCACCACCAAGCTGGCCGACGGCCGTGAACTGGTGCGGTTTGCCACCACGCCAAAAATGTCGACCTACCTGCTGTTCTTCGGCCTGGGCGAATTTGAGCGCGCCACCGCCATGGAGCAAGGCGTGGAGCTGGGCGTGATTACGCAAAAGGGTTCGCTGGGCCAGGCCCAGTTTGCGCTGGACTCGTCGCGCGATGTGCTGAAAGAGTATAACGACTACTTCGGCGTCAAATATCCGCTGCCTAAGCTGGACAACATCGCCGCGCCAGGCCGCAGCCAGTTTTTCAGCGCGATGGAAAACTGGGGCGCTATCTTCACCTTTGAGAATTCGATTCTGCTCGATCCGCGCGTCGCCACGCAGTCGGACAAGGAAGTATCGTTCCTGGTGGCCGCGCACGAAATGGCGCACCAGTGGTTCGGCGACCTGGTGACCATGGCATGGTGGGACGATCTGTGGCTCAACGAGGGCTTCGCCTCGTGGATGGAATCGCGCACCACCACCCGCTTGCACCCTGAATGGAACTGGGAACTGCGCGCAGTCGGCACCCGCGAAGGCGCGATGGAGCAGGACGCGCTGGCCACCACCCACCCGATCGTGCAGCACATTGCCACCGTCGAACAAGCCAGCCAGGCATTCGACAACATCACCTACAGCAAGGGCGAATCGGTCATCCGCATGCTGGAAAACTATGTGGGCGAAGAAGGCTGGCGCGCCGGCGTGCGCAGCTATATCGCCAAGCACGCCTACGGCAACACGGTGTCCGACGACCTGTGGCGCGAAGTGGAAAAGGCAGCGCACAAGCCGGTGACCGCGATTGCCCACGACTTCACGCTGCAACCGGGCGTGCCGCTGATCCGCGTGGCCGATGCCGTGTGCAAGGATGGCAAGACCACCATCCAGCTGACGCAGGGTGAATTCAGCAAGGACAAGGAAAACAAGAAGCCACTGAGCTGGCGCGTGCCGGTGATCGCCCAGACCGTCGGCGGCGCCACCGTGCGCACGGTGGTCAGCGGCGGCAAGGCCAGCATGACGCTGCCTGGTTGCGGCGCGGTACTGGTGAATGCCGGCCAGAGTGGCTACTACCGCACGCTGTACACCGACAAGGCCTTTGGCGCGCTGGCGAAGGGCTTCGCCACCATGCCGACCATCGACCAACTGGGCCTGCTGTCGGATAGCTGGGCGCTGGGCATGGCCGGCTTGATGCCGGCCTCCAGCTTCCTCGACCTGGCCAACAGCGCGCCGGTGGACGCGGCGCCGCAGGTGTGGCAGAAGATCGCCGGCGTACTGGCCGGCCTGCACGACAGCTACGAAGGCAAGCCGGAACAGCGTGCGGCGCTGGACCGCTTTGCGCGTGCGCGCCTGGCGCCAGTGTTTGCCCGCATTGGCTGGACCGCCGCCAAGGATGAAGCAGCACCTGTAGCCAACCTGCGCGACACGCTGATCCGCGTGCTGGGCGAAGTGGGTGACGAAAGCGTGATCGCCGAAGCGCGCCGCCGTTATGCCGCTTCCTCCACCGACAAGTCGGCCATGCCGGCCGCGCTGCGTCGTCCTATCCTCAGCGTGATCGCCACCAGTGCCGATGCCGCCACCTGGGATCAGATGCGCGCCGCCGCCAAGGCCGAGCAATCGAACATGATCAAGGCGCAGCTGTATGACCTGCTGGGCGCCAGCAACGACAAAGCCCAGGCGCAGCGCGCGCTGGACCTGGCACTGACCGATGAACCGGGCGCCACCGCCGGCGCGTCGATCATCAGCCACGTGGCCGGCAACCACCCGGACCTGGCGTTCGACTTCGCCATCTCGCACCGCGACCAGATCGACAAGATCGTCGATGGCGCCTCGCGCAGCCGCTACTTCCCTGGTCTGGGCGGACGTTCGGCCGATCCGGCCATGATCGGCAAGCTGCAGGCTTACGCCAAGCAGTACCTGCCGGCCGATGCGCAAGGCGATACCAAGCAGGCGATTGCGGCGATCGAGTACCGCATCAAGGTGCGCACCAAGCGTCTGCCGCAGATTGACGCGTGGTTGAAGCAGCACGCCGGCTAAAGGCAAAAAAAACCAGCATCGTCGTGAGACG from Duganella dendranthematis encodes:
- a CDS encoding hybrid sensor histidine kinase/response regulator codes for the protein MNNMTDLGEQLDAKVLLSTLMALKKGDFSVRMPTDWIGMAGKIADTLNDIIDTKSRMVREVTEVSRVVGREGRLTQRAEMTNTTGGWATILSSVNTLIDDLVRPTSEMARVIGAVAKGDLSQTMALEVDGHPLKGQYLRAAMTANTMVEQLSSFSSEVTRVAREVGTEGKLGGQAQVKGVAGTWKDLTDSVNSMAGNLTSQVRNIAEVTTAVANGDLSKKITVDVRGEILQLKDTINVMVDQLRSFASEVTRVAREVGTEGKLGGQAYVPGVGGTWKDLTDNVNFMASNLTGQVRNIAAVTTAVANGDLSKKITVDVKGEILELKNTINVMVDQLSSFASEVTRVAREVGTEGKLGGQAQVKGVAGTWKDLTDSVNSMAGNLTGQVRNIADVTTAVANGDLSKKITVDVKGEILELKNTINVMVDQLNSFASEVTRVAREVGTEGKLGGQANVPGVAGTWKDLTDGVNSMAGNLTGQVRNIADVTTAVANGDLSKKITVDVKGEILELKNTINVMVDQLSSFASEVTRVAREVGTEGKLGGQAYVPGVGGTWKDLTDNVNFMASNLTGQVRNIAAVTTAVARGDLSKKITVDVKGEILELKDTINVMVDQLSSFASEVTRVAREVGTEGKLGGQANVSGVAGTWKDLTENVNQLAANLTNQVRAIAEVATAVTRGDLSRSIQVEARGEVSYLKDNINEMIRNLKDTTLKNAQQDWLKTNLARFTRLLQGQRDLQAVTKLILSELAPLVSAHHGVFYMMDSGDSDARLRMIASYGYRSSRKLPTSFLPGEGLVGQCALEKVRIWLTDVPRDYIVVSSGLGAAPPTNIVVLPILFEQQVKAVIEIASLDRFTETHLSFLDQLMESIGVVLNTIEANSRTESLLTQSQSLAQELQQTNQELAEKARLLSEQNIEVERKNREVEQAKLALEEKATQLALSSKYKSEFLANMSHELRTPLNSLLILAQQLGDNPDGNLSGKQVEFAKTIHGSGSDLLTLINDILDLSKIESGTVTLDVSEYRFQNLRNYVDRTFRHMAEAKHLGFSVELKESLPTAMMTDTTRLQQVLKNLLSNAFKFTTHGQVSLEISLVNSGFTSDHPNLLHADAVLSFAVTDTGVGIASDKLQLIFEAFQQADGSTARKYGGTGLGLSISRELARLLGGEIRVESVVGSGSTFTLFLPYNRAGFINYDINRQPQVRLPTPSPQVVYTLPAQTELALADHSGSHEQDADMDQYSGSDDRGLVAPGDPSVLIIEDDERFSQIVLGFAREKNFKGVVTMQGDSALSLARDYLPSAILLDLDLPDIDGFTVLDRLKRDPSTRHIPVHVMSSLRERERALRLGAISYLNKPVSKEALQEEFTRIQKFLLGGKRSLLVVDDEPAQRDSIVALIGDSDIHIVAVETGQAALDALREQHFDCMVLDLTLPDISGFDLLDIIGKNESLRDLPVVINTAKDLNRKEVAKLKRYAKTIVIKDARSPERLLDETALFLHRSQASLPEAQRKMLEEIHAAEGGLAGRKVLIVDDDLRNIFALSSLLERQQMHVLFAENGRDGIEVLERDPTIEIVLMDIMMPEMDGYDTMRAIRRIPKFKSLPIITLTAKAMKGDRDKCIAAGASDYITKPVDVAQLLSLMRVWLH
- a CDS encoding CheR family methyltransferase, giving the protein MAALMPSLLASSVEELELELLLQALYQCHGYDFRGYDRAMVAGKVQALRLRLGLATISALQSRVLHDGETYNTLLRALYVAPALMFDDPLEVSMLRRSLGVSLHGAALPRVWLADCASPQQAWTLAILLEQEQLAPRTEIYATVASDTMLADAQHASLPMARLDELQANYARSGGVGKLIDYFDIDADGLHATLKPQLAGRITWAQYNLVTDASFNEFQMILGQRALPDFGPALRKRVLQLFDGSLAPFGTLALDRPLDDHDPLSRHYKPLLANQSWYKRVA
- a CDS encoding glutathione S-transferase family protein, which gives rise to MKLYTSARAPNPRRVAMFIAEKGLTGIEPVQIDIGAGQHRSAEYLALNPFGRVPALELDDGRVLCETRAICSWLEGYAPEPNLMGEGFDERAFIEMTDRRVELHLFLGAANCIRHTHPGLAALEQPQFPDYGAAQAEKMRETARWLDATLAGQPFVAGQRFTIADITAFCALEFARGLMKFRPGQEGLAHLQAWRDRIAERPSAGALG
- a CDS encoding glutathione S-transferase family protein: MIDLYTAATPNGHKVSIALEELELTYTLHALDLMAGEQKEPWFLAINPNGRIPAIVDRAEDNFAVFESGAILIYLAEKTGELMPTDFKGRSQVLQWLMFQMGGIGPMMGQANVFHRYFPEKIQPAIDRYQGESKRLFRVLDAHLAQHEYLAGDYSIADIANWAWVHTHNWSGVTVDDLPHLQRWLAAIAARPAVQRGIMLPPRVERTDPTTVGTMLEKGQSR
- a CDS encoding M1 family metallopeptidase, which codes for MQRSLISLAVMALLGLSAGAPTLVAAAPAAKVTQVTTQLPRTAVPTHYAVSLTPDAANSSFSASVTIALDVKQATSSLTLNAADLKFSAATISAGPGKSQQAASKTDIDADKQTVTFHFADTLKPGSYQLKLDYTGVIGTQASGLFSLDYDNGGAKKRALYTQFENSDARRMIPSWDEPFYKATFALEAIVPAGQMAVSNMPATSTTKLADGRELVRFATTPKMSTYLLFFGLGEFERATAMEQGVELGVITQKGSLGQAQFALDSSRDVLKEYNDYFGVKYPLPKLDNIAAPGRSQFFSAMENWGAIFTFENSILLDPRVATQSDKEVSFLVAAHEMAHQWFGDLVTMAWWDDLWLNEGFASWMESRTTTRLHPEWNWELRAVGTREGAMEQDALATTHPIVQHIATVEQASQAFDNITYSKGESVIRMLENYVGEEGWRAGVRSYIAKHAYGNTVSDDLWREVEKAAHKPVTAIAHDFTLQPGVPLIRVADAVCKDGKTTIQLTQGEFSKDKENKKPLSWRVPVIAQTVGGATVRTVVSGGKASMTLPGCGAVLVNAGQSGYYRTLYTDKAFGALAKGFATMPTIDQLGLLSDSWALGMAGLMPASSFLDLANSAPVDAAPQVWQKIAGVLAGLHDSYEGKPEQRAALDRFARARLAPVFARIGWTAAKDEAAPVANLRDTLIRVLGEVGDESVIAEARRRYAASSTDKSAMPAALRRPILSVIATSADAATWDQMRAAAKAEQSNMIKAQLYDLLGASNDKAQAQRALDLALTDEPGATAGASIISHVAGNHPDLAFDFAISHRDQIDKIVDGASRSRYFPGLGGRSADPAMIGKLQAYAKQYLPADAQGDTKQAIAAIEYRIKVRTKRLPQIDAWLKQHAG